A region of the Nitrospirota bacterium genome:
TTCGCCATTGAACAGGTGAAAACGCTCATTCACTGTGTGATCCATATAGCTCACACCGCTGTAGTCGATTGTCAGCTTCTTGCCCGGCGGGAGCATATCCATCTGGCCGCGCATCGAAACAAAATTCATGAAGCCGTGCGCGCCTTTGAGCTTCAGGGTTAGCGCGTCGCCCTTCTCTTCAACCGAAACCCCGGCTTTCAATGAGCGGACGCCCCGTATCGCATTGATCACGACCGCGAGGGCAAATCCGATGATGACACCCCACAGCAGGTCCACCGCCACCACGATAATGGTCGTGACCGCCATGTAGAGCACTTCTTCCTTGCCGATATGCGCGGCATGCATGAACTCTTTCGGATGCGCCAATCGGAAGCCGATGAACACGAGCATGCCGGCCAGCGCCGCCAGCGGAATCATGTTGAGAACACCAGGGATAAACTCCACGGCCAGTAGGAGGAAGAGTCCGTGGAAAAAGTTGGACCAGCGGGTGCGGGCTCCATTCATGACGTTGGCTGAGCTACGCACCACGTCCGCGATCATCGGCAGGCCCCCGATAGACGAGGACAGCGCATTGGTGGCGCCTTTGCTGACCAGCTC
Encoded here:
- a CDS encoding SulP family inorganic anion transporter, encoding ELVSKGATNALSSSIGGLPMIADVVRSSANVMNGARTRWSNFFHGLFLLLAVEFIPGVLNMIPLAALAGMLVFIGFRLAHPKEFMHAAHIGKEEVLYMAVTTIIVVAVDLLWGVIIGFALAVVINAIRGVRSLKAGVSVEEKGDALTLKLKGAHGFMNFVSMRGQMDMLPPGKKLTIDYSGVSYMDHTVNERFHLFNGEYALTGGSVTTVGREGLKATSHSEVSALVRG